A genomic region of Cydia strobilella chromosome 12, ilCydStro3.1, whole genome shotgun sequence contains the following coding sequences:
- the LOC134745800 gene encoding PHD finger-like domain-containing protein 5A gives MAKHHPDLIFCRKQPGVAIGRLCEKCDGKCVICDSYVRPCTLVRICDECNYGSYQGRCVICGGPGVSDAYYCKECTIQEKDRDGCPKIVNLGSSKTDLFYERKKYGFRRH, from the exons ATGGCTAAGCATCATCCTGATTTAATTTTCTGCAGAAAACAGCCCGGCGTCG CTATAGGCCGATTATGTGAGAAATGCGACGGTAAATGCGTGATTTGCGACTCGTACGTACGGCCATGCACGCTGGTCCGCATCTGCGACGAGTGCAACTACGGCTCGTACCAGGGACGATGCGTTATCTGCGGCGGGCCCGGTGTTTCTGACGCGTATTACTGCAAAGAATGCACTATCCAAGAAAAAGAC AGAGATGGGTGTCCAAAGATTGTGAACTTAGGAAGCTCAAAGACTGATCTGTTCTATGAGAGAAAGAAGTATGGCTTCAGAAGACACTAG
- the LOC134746269 gene encoding ATP-dependent RNA helicase DDX47, whose product MTEENDSSSSGESGDESQEEEQQQEQPHENGETEETVTFKDLGVVDVLCEACQELKWKNPSKIQKEAIPVALQGKDIIGLAETGSGKTGAFALPILQALLENPQRYFALVLTPTRELAFQISEQFEALGASIGVKCAVIVGGMDMVAQALTLSKKPHIIIATPGRLVDHLENTKGFNLKALKYLVMDEADRILNMDFEVEVDKILRVIPRERRTYLFSATMTKKVQKLQRASLQNPVKVEVSTKYQTVEKLQQYYVFIPVKYKDVYLVHILNELSGNSFIVFVATCAGALRAALLLRNLGLAAVPLHGQMSQNKRLAALNKFKNKSRSILICTDVASRGLDIPHVDVVINLDIPLHSKDYIHRVGRTARAGRAGKAVTFVSQYDVELYQRIEQLIGKQMPLYPTEESEVMVLQERVAEAQRLTKIEMKELEDKRNTKGRKRGADDDDDDTENAAGVRRRIKGKGKGGSNHGGKKRKR is encoded by the exons atGACTGAAGAGAATGATTCTTCTAGCAGCGGAGAATCCGGAGATGAGAGCCAAGAAGAAGAGCAGCAACAAGAACAACCGCATGAAAATGGCGAAACCGAAGAAACAGTAACTTTCAAAGATTTG GGCGTAGTCGACGTATTATGCGAAGCATGCCAGGAATTAAAATGGAAGAACCCGTCAAAAATTCAGAAAGAGGCAATACCCGTAGCACTGCAGGGCAAAGACATCATAGGTCTAGCAGAGACAGGATCTGGCAAAACTGGTGCCTTTGCACTGCCTATCCTGCAGGCGCTGCTCGAAAACCCACAGAGATACTTTGCCCTCGTACTTACACCTACCAGAGAGTTGGCATTCCAAATTTCAGAACAGTTTGAGGCACTTG gaGCTAGTATAGGAGTAAAATGTGCAGTAATAGTGGGAGGCATGGACATGGTGGCGCAGGCCCTCACTCTCTCTAAAAAACCGCACATCATCATTGCCACACCCGGTCGACTTGTTGACCATCTGGAGAATACTAAAGGATTCAACCTGAAGGCTTTGAAATATCTG GTCATGGATGAAGCAGACCGCATTCTCAACATGGACTTCGAAGTGGAAGTGGACAAGATCCTCCGCGTGATCCCCCGGGAGCGCCGCACGTACCTGTTCTCCGCCACCATGACCAAGAAAGTGCAGAAACTGCAGCGGGCCTCGCTTCAGAACCCGGTGAAGGTGGAGGTGTCCACTAAGTACCAGACAGTAGAAAAGCTGCAGCAGTACTATGTGTTTATCCCAGTGAAATATAAG GATGTATACCTTGTGCACATTCTAAACGAGCTCTCCGGCAACTCGTTTATCGTGTTCGTGGCCACTTGCGCGGGCGCACTGCGAGCCGCACTGTTATTGCGTAACCTCGGGCTAGCCGCTGTACCGCTGCACGGCCAGATGTCACAGAACAAAAGACTGGCGGCCTTGAACAAGTTCAAGAATAAGAGCAGATCGATTTTAATCTGTACTGATGTTGCTTCCAG AGGTCTGGACATCCCCCACGTGGACGTTGTGATCAACCTGGACATACCCCTACACAGCAAGGACTACATCCACCGCGTGGGCCGCACGGCCCGAGCTGGCCGGGCGGGTAAGGCCGTCACCTTCGTCTCACag TATGACGTGGAACTGTACCAGCGCATCGAGCAGCTGATCGGCAAACAGATGCCCCTCTACCCGACTGAGGAGAGCGAGGTTATGGTGCTGCAGGAGCGAGTAGCCGAGGCGCAGAGACTCACCAAGATT GAAATGAAAGAGCTAGAAGACAAGAGGAACACGAAGGGGCGCAAGCGCGGCGcggacgatgatgatgatgacacggAGAACGCGGCCGGCGTGCGGCGCCGGATCAAGGGGAAGGGGAAGGGGGGGAGTAATCATGGCGGGAAGAAGAGGAAACGATGA